The Thermotoga neapolitana DSM 4359 sequence TCTCTGGATTCAACAGCTCCTCCATAGATTTCGTAATCAGGTTCTGGGTGAATCGTGATAACTTCTTCGAGGGTGTGAAAAGGCTTGCCTTCAGGATAAAGGATTATCTGGAAAAAGAAGGAATCTACATACCCTTCCCGCAACTCGACGTGCACTTCGACGAAGAGTTCCTGAGGGTGTGGAAACATGAAGGCCCTGAAAATAAGAGTTGAAGGGATCGTACAGGGAGTTGGATTCCGGTATTTTACCAGAAGGATCGCCAGAACCCTTGGTATAAAGGGCTATGTGATGAACATGGACGATGGATCCGTCTTCATCCATGCTGAAGGTGAGGAAGAAAAACTTCGACGGTTCCTGAACGAGGTATCGAAGGGCCCTCCGGCAGCCGTTGTAACGAATATAAGCGTTGAAGAGACCTCTCCAGAGGGGTACGAGGACTTCGCGATCAGATATTATTAATGTTATGTGACGTTGGTTGTGTGTATTAAGTTAAACCACCGAGTCTTTGAAATCGTTTTGTAACAATGATTAAGTCACTCCTTAGGCAATCGGAAAACTGTCATTAATGAGAAGCGTCTAATATCAGAGAAGGCGCTCTGGAGGTGTTTGGATGTTCGAAAATCTTCAGGAAAAACTGTCCAGGGTTTTCAAAAACCTTTCTGGACGCGGAAAGATAACTGAAAAAAACGTAAAAGATGCCGTCAGGGAAGTGAAACTTTCCCTGCTGGAAGCTGATGTCAACTACAAAGTTGTGAAGGAGTTCGTTGATCACGTTTTACAGAAGGCACTCGGTGAAGAGGTACTCAAGAGCCTGACACCGGATCAGCAGTTCATAAAGATCGTAAGGGACGAGCTGATCAAGATAATGGGCGAAAAGAACGAACCTCTGAGATTGATTCACAGACCCGCTCCCATAATGATGGTGGGACTTCAGGGGAGCGGAAAAACTACGACATGTGCAAAGCTCGCAAAACTTCTCAAAAAAGAAGGGAGAAACCCTCTGCTCGTTGCGGCCGACCTTTACAGACCCGCGGCGGTGGATCAGCTCGTGAAACTCGGAAACCAGATAGGGGTGAACGTAGTCCACGATTACAACAAGTCACCTGTTGAGATAGTAAAAGAGGGTATTCAGGAGGCAGAAAGAACGGGAAAAGACGTTCTCATAGTCGATACGGCAGGACGCCTTCACATAGATGAGGATATGATGAGAGAACTTGAAGAGATAAAGGCCATTCTCAATCCCGATGAGATTCTGCTCGTCGTGGATGCGATGATGGGACAGGATGCGGTCAACACTGCAAAGGTCTTCGATGAAAGGCTCGACCTTACAGGGTTTGTTGTGACGAAGATGGACGGAGACGCAAGGGGCGGGGTGATCCTGTCCATAAAGTACGTAACGGGAAAACCTGTCAAATTCATAGGAACGAGCGAAAAACTCGACGGGCTGGAACCCTTCCACCCGGACAGGATCGCAAACAGAATCCTCGGCATGGGAGACGTTCTTTCCCTGATCGAGAAGGTGGAGAGGGAACTCGACCAGGAAAAGATGAAAAAGAGTGCCGAAAAGTTCTTGAAAGCAGAGTTCACCCTGGAGGACTTCAAAGAACAGCTTCAGGAGATGAAAAAATTGGGACCACTCTCTTCCATCCTGGAGATGCTCCCGGGCGCTCCTAAGGTGGACGTCGAAATGAGCGAAAAAGAACTGAAAAAGATAGAAGCCATCATAAATTCTATGACCATAGAAGAAAGAAGAAATCCACGGATAATAGATGCAAGCCGGAAAAGAAGGATCGCCCGCGGAAGTGGCACCACCGTCCAGGATGTGAACAAACTTCTCAAAAGTTATGAACAGATGAAAGTTCTCATGAAGAGAATGAAGAAAGGGAAATTCAAAATACCATTTGGGTTCTGAGGAGGTGTAGGTTGTGGTCAGGATAAGACTCACGAGAATGGGAAAGAGGAAGCAGCCCTTTTACAGAATAGTGGTTGTGGACAGCAGGAAGAGAAGAGATGGTGCGTACATTGAATCTCTCGGCTACTACAACCCCCTGAAAGAAGGGGAGATAAAGATCGATGTCGAAAGGGCCGTGGACTGGATATTGAAAGGAGCCCAGCCAAGTGACACCGTGAGGGATATTTTCAAAAAGTTCGGTGTTATGAAGAGGGTACATGAAATAAAGTACGGAAAGAAGGAGGAGGCAACCTCTGAATGAAAGAACTCGTTGAAAAGATCCTTCGGGGGATAGTGAAACATCCCGAAGAAGTGGTGGTTGTTGAGTTCGACGAAGAAGGGAAAAAGGTGTACGAGATAGTGGTGAACGAAGAAGACGTTGGACAGGTCATAGGAAAAGATGGAAGGACCATAAAGTCTTTGAAGATTCTGTTAAGTGCTCTCCTGGGTGACTCCAAGGGGATCACCATCAGGGTGGTCAGGTGAAAGCATGATAAAGACCGTTCAGGACCTGATCAACGAAAGAATTGCCGTTGGAAAGGTTGTCAACACTCATGGATTGAAGGGAGAGGTTAAGTTCTTCCCCTACACGAACTCGGAAGAGATTGTGAAGAACCTCTCCAGCGTCGTGCTTTACAACAGGGAAAAGAAGGTCTTCTACAACCTATCCGTCGAGTCCGTGAGGAGAATGAACAAGCTTTTCCTGATCAAATTTGAAACGATCGACACAGTGGAGGCAGCAGAGAAGATAAAAGGGTGTGAAGTCTTCATAAAGTACGAAGAACTACCTCCCCTTCAAAACGATGAGTACTACTTCTACGAAATACTGGGATGCGAGGTTTACTACGAATCTGGAGAGTGTGTTGGAAAGGTCGTCGACATAATCGAGACAGGATCGAACGACGTCCTCGTGGTCAAAAAGAAGAACAGGGAAACGCTGATTCCCATGATAAAAGACTGTGTCGTTGAAATCAAAAAGCCTGAAAAGAAGATCGTGGTTAAGGAACTGGAGTGGATCTGATGAGGATCACCATAGTGACCATATTTCCGGAAATGGTCGAGGTTGTGAAGAAATACGGCGTCATTGCCCGTGCGGTTGAAAGAGGCATCGTGGAAATAAACGTGGAAAATCTGAGGGACTACACCACCGACAGGCACAGAACGGTGGATGACTATCAGTACGGCGGCGGATACGGTATGGTCATGAAGCCCGAGCCGTTCTTCAGATTCTACGAAAACTATGTTGAAAAACACGGAAAACCGTACGTGATCTTAACAAGCCCCCAGGGCAGGATTTTCAACTACAGGATAGCCGAGGAACTTTCGAAGAAAGATGACATCGTGATATTCTGTGGCAGGTACGAAGGAATAGACGAGAGAGTGATGAGCATAGTCGATGATGAGATATCCATAGGAGACTACATACTCACCGGTGGAGAGCTTCCAGCGATGGTGATAACGGATGCCGTTGTAAGACTCGTACCCGGTGTTGTAGAGAGAGAATCTGTGGAGAGAGAGTCGTTCCATCAGGGGCTTCTCGATCATCCCGTCTACACCAGACCGTACGAGTACAGAGGCATGAAAGTCCCAGAAGTGCTGCTTTCTGGAGATCACCAGAAGGTGGAACTTTGGAGAAGGAAAGAGAGCATCAAAAAAACCA is a genomic window containing:
- a CDS encoding acylphosphatase, producing the protein MKALKIRVEGIVQGVGFRYFTRRIARTLGIKGYVMNMDDGSVFIHAEGEEEKLRRFLNEVSKGPPAAVVTNISVEETSPEGYEDFAIRYY
- the ffh gene encoding signal recognition particle protein; the protein is MFENLQEKLSRVFKNLSGRGKITEKNVKDAVREVKLSLLEADVNYKVVKEFVDHVLQKALGEEVLKSLTPDQQFIKIVRDELIKIMGEKNEPLRLIHRPAPIMMVGLQGSGKTTTCAKLAKLLKKEGRNPLLVAADLYRPAAVDQLVKLGNQIGVNVVHDYNKSPVEIVKEGIQEAERTGKDVLIVDTAGRLHIDEDMMRELEEIKAILNPDEILLVVDAMMGQDAVNTAKVFDERLDLTGFVVTKMDGDARGGVILSIKYVTGKPVKFIGTSEKLDGLEPFHPDRIANRILGMGDVLSLIEKVERELDQEKMKKSAEKFLKAEFTLEDFKEQLQEMKKLGPLSSILEMLPGAPKVDVEMSEKELKKIEAIINSMTIEERRNPRIIDASRKRRIARGSGTTVQDVNKLLKSYEQMKVLMKRMKKGKFKIPFGF
- the rpsP gene encoding 30S ribosomal protein S16, encoding MVRIRLTRMGKRKQPFYRIVVVDSRKRRDGAYIESLGYYNPLKEGEIKIDVERAVDWILKGAQPSDTVRDIFKKFGVMKRVHEIKYGKKEEATSE
- a CDS encoding KH domain-containing protein, with the protein product MKELVEKILRGIVKHPEEVVVVEFDEEGKKVYEIVVNEEDVGQVIGKDGRTIKSLKILLSALLGDSKGITIRVVR
- the rimM gene encoding ribosome maturation factor RimM (Essential for efficient processing of 16S rRNA), producing the protein MIKTVQDLINERIAVGKVVNTHGLKGEVKFFPYTNSEEIVKNLSSVVLYNREKKVFYNLSVESVRRMNKLFLIKFETIDTVEAAEKIKGCEVFIKYEELPPLQNDEYYFYEILGCEVYYESGECVGKVVDIIETGSNDVLVVKKKNRETLIPMIKDCVVEIKKPEKKIVVKELEWI
- the trmD gene encoding tRNA (guanosine(37)-N1)-methyltransferase TrmD; its protein translation is MRITIVTIFPEMVEVVKKYGVIARAVERGIVEINVENLRDYTTDRHRTVDDYQYGGGYGMVMKPEPFFRFYENYVEKHGKPYVILTSPQGRIFNYRIAEELSKKDDIVIFCGRYEGIDERVMSIVDDEISIGDYILTGGELPAMVITDAVVRLVPGVVERESVERESFHQGLLDHPVYTRPYEYRGMKVPEVLLSGDHQKVELWRRKESIKKTIMKRPDLFLSKELDELDKLAIIELFRELMEKC